A genomic region of Micromonospora sp. NBRC 110009 contains the following coding sequences:
- a CDS encoding MalY/PatB family protein — MASPAPSADGSAAQNPLTLLTLNELRQRTSVKWRMHPPDVLPLWVAEQDVPLAPPVADALRRAIDLGDTGYAYGTAYAEALGDFAAGRWGWPDFRVDHTTVVPDVMMGIVEVLRLVTDPGDAVVLCSPVYPPFYAFVSHAGRQVIEAPLGPDLRMDPAALDEAFRRARACGHRPAFLLCNPHNPTGVVHRRDELEAVAALADRHGLRVISDEIHAPLVLPGARFTPYLTVAGAENAFALTSASKAWNLAGLKAALAVAGPQAAADLNRMPEEVSHGPSHLGVLAHTAAFRAGGRWLDLLLDGLDANRTLLETLLAKHLPSVTYHRPEGTYLAWLDCTALGVPTEQPAGEPGVASDVAGPARMFLDRARVALSSGHVFGTGGAGFVRLNFATSPAILTDAVTRMGQAVDAHHPSAG; from the coding sequence ATGGCCAGCCCTGCCCCCTCCGCCGACGGCTCCGCGGCCCAGAACCCGCTCACCCTGCTCACGCTGAACGAACTCCGGCAGCGCACCAGCGTGAAGTGGCGCATGCACCCGCCCGACGTGCTCCCCCTCTGGGTCGCGGAACAGGACGTGCCCCTCGCACCTCCGGTGGCCGACGCGCTCCGCCGCGCGATCGACCTCGGTGACACCGGTTACGCGTACGGGACGGCGTACGCCGAGGCGCTCGGCGACTTCGCCGCCGGGCGCTGGGGCTGGCCCGACTTCCGCGTCGACCACACCACCGTCGTACCCGACGTGATGATGGGCATCGTCGAGGTACTGCGGCTGGTGACCGACCCCGGCGACGCGGTCGTGCTCTGCTCCCCCGTCTACCCACCCTTCTACGCCTTCGTCAGCCACGCCGGACGGCAGGTGATCGAGGCCCCGCTCGGGCCTGACCTGCGGATGGACCCCGCAGCGCTCGACGAGGCCTTCCGGCGGGCCCGGGCCTGCGGCCACCGGCCGGCGTTCCTGCTGTGCAACCCGCACAACCCGACCGGTGTCGTGCACCGCCGCGACGAACTCGAGGCCGTCGCCGCACTGGCCGACCGGCACGGCCTACGGGTAATCTCCGACGAGATCCACGCCCCGCTGGTGCTGCCCGGGGCGCGCTTCACCCCGTACCTCACGGTGGCCGGCGCCGAGAACGCGTTCGCCCTGACCTCCGCCTCGAAGGCGTGGAACCTCGCCGGACTCAAGGCGGCGCTGGCGGTCGCCGGGCCGCAGGCCGCCGCCGACCTCAACCGCATGCCCGAAGAGGTCAGCCACGGACCCAGCCACCTGGGCGTCCTCGCGCACACCGCCGCGTTCCGCGCCGGCGGGCGGTGGCTCGACCTGCTCCTCGACGGCCTCGACGCCAACCGGACGCTCCTGGAGACGCTGCTGGCCAAGCACCTCCCGTCCGTGACCTACCACCGCCCCGAGGGCACCTACCTCGCCTGGCTGGACTGCACGGCGCTGGGCGTCCCCACCGAGCAGCCGGCCGGCGAGCCCGGCGTGGCCAGCGACGTCGCCGGGCCCGCGCGGATGTTCCTCGACCGCGCGCGGGTCGCCCTCAGCTCGGGGCACGTCTTCGGCACCGGCGGGGCGGGCTTCGTCCGGCTCAACTTCGCCACCTCACCCGCGATCCTCACCGACGCCGTCACCCGCATGGGGCAGGCGGTCGACGCGCACCACCCGTCGGCGGGCTGA
- a CDS encoding FAD-dependent oxidoreductase, which produces MSLSPARVFAALNAVRPPERSAPVMGRAVVVGGSVAGLLAARVLSDHAESVVIIDRDEAQAPGERPGVPQGTQLHALLPGGFLQLEQLFPGFREQALAQGAIEAPPAARRNYLDGRLKVVVPDDADSLAGSRPLLEALIRQQVLRLPNVKTVTARATGLVFDGAVTTGVRYDVGGAPGVESADFVVDAMGRSSRLSDWLEQAGWDRPAMRRMTVNLNYATALFRRRETNPEFTVVLALHTPRLSSDVAGAAFFAVEDGRWMAMMAGYGENRPGRTAADFVRRLRDQFPPEFGAVAGNEMLGDVRTYHHADSRRRDFHALKRFPAGLVSVGDAVASFNPVYGQGMTAAALHAACLSAYLRSGPDLGATARRFFALQKVVVDAAWSTSTSADLALPHVEGPYPRGYRFSSWVSGQIVTATVTDVAVARRFNEVVSMREHPRSLAAPGVILGALLANRRSRRPATAR; this is translated from the coding sequence ATGTCCCTCTCTCCGGCTCGGGTCTTCGCCGCGCTCAACGCGGTGCGACCGCCCGAGCGCTCGGCTCCGGTCATGGGCAGGGCCGTCGTGGTCGGCGGCAGTGTCGCCGGTCTGCTGGCCGCCCGGGTGCTGTCTGACCACGCGGAGAGTGTCGTCATCATCGACCGGGACGAGGCGCAGGCGCCCGGCGAGCGGCCCGGCGTGCCGCAGGGCACGCAACTGCACGCGCTGCTGCCCGGCGGCTTTCTCCAGCTCGAGCAGCTGTTCCCGGGATTCCGTGAGCAGGCCCTGGCCCAAGGCGCGATCGAGGCGCCACCGGCGGCCCGGCGGAACTACCTTGATGGTCGCCTGAAGGTGGTCGTGCCCGACGACGCCGACAGCCTGGCGGGTAGCCGACCCCTGCTGGAAGCCCTGATCCGCCAGCAGGTGCTCCGACTGCCCAACGTCAAGACCGTCACCGCCCGCGCCACCGGTCTCGTGTTCGACGGCGCCGTGACCACCGGGGTCCGCTACGACGTCGGCGGTGCGCCCGGCGTCGAGAGCGCTGACTTCGTGGTGGACGCCATGGGGCGGTCGAGCAGGCTGTCCGACTGGCTGGAGCAGGCCGGCTGGGACCGCCCGGCCATGCGACGGATGACCGTCAACCTCAACTACGCGACCGCGCTGTTCCGCCGCCGCGAGACGAACCCGGAGTTCACGGTCGTCCTGGCGCTGCACACGCCGAGGCTGTCGTCGGACGTGGCCGGTGCCGCCTTCTTCGCGGTCGAGGACGGCCGGTGGATGGCCATGATGGCCGGCTACGGGGAGAACCGGCCGGGGCGTACCGCGGCGGACTTCGTGCGCCGGCTGCGGGACCAGTTCCCACCGGAGTTCGGCGCGGTCGCCGGGAACGAGATGCTCGGCGACGTCCGGACCTACCACCACGCCGACAGCCGGCGGCGGGACTTCCACGCGCTGAAGCGGTTCCCGGCCGGTCTGGTCAGCGTCGGTGACGCCGTCGCGTCGTTCAACCCCGTCTACGGGCAGGGCATGACGGCGGCGGCCCTGCACGCGGCCTGCCTGTCGGCGTACCTGCGGTCGGGCCCGGACCTGGGCGCCACCGCGCGTCGGTTCTTCGCCCTGCAGAAGGTGGTGGTCGACGCCGCCTGGTCGACGTCGACCTCCGCCGACCTGGCGCTGCCGCACGTCGAGGGGCCGTATCCGCGCGGGTACCGGTTCTCCAGCTGGGTCAGCGGTCAGATCGTCACGGCGACCGTCACGGACGTGGCCGTCGCCCGGCGGTTCAACGAGGTCGTGTCCATGCGGGAACACCCGAGGTCGCTGGCCGCGCCGGGCGTGATCCTGGGCGCCCTGCTCGCCAACCGCCGGAGTCGCCGGCCGGCCACCGCGCGCTGA
- a CDS encoding TetR family transcriptional regulator codes for MVHTGVGSAAPSRAQRKERTRQALLDAAVRLLADQGLSSLSLREVSRAAGIVPAAFYRHFADMGQLGVALAEQSLGGMRTAERMVRVGLTGGDELIEQSMAVLVDEVRRHPERYRFLARERFGGVAVVRRAIEDQLQRGADELAADLMRADLHATAGYLRDWPEADVRMATTLIADHMWQTAAALLDVVEHPVALAALRERATQQLRLIVVGCRNWPG; via the coding sequence ATGGTCCATACCGGAGTCGGCAGCGCCGCCCCCAGCCGCGCCCAGCGCAAGGAACGCACCCGCCAGGCGCTGCTGGACGCCGCGGTGCGCCTCCTGGCCGACCAGGGCCTGAGCAGCCTCAGCCTGCGCGAGGTGAGCCGCGCGGCCGGCATCGTGCCGGCCGCCTTCTACCGTCACTTCGCCGACATGGGCCAGCTCGGAGTGGCACTGGCCGAGCAGTCGCTCGGCGGGATGCGCACCGCCGAGCGGATGGTCCGGGTCGGACTGACCGGCGGTGACGAGCTGATCGAGCAGTCCATGGCGGTGCTCGTCGACGAAGTCCGCCGCCACCCGGAGCGCTACCGCTTCCTCGCCCGGGAGCGGTTCGGCGGGGTGGCCGTGGTCCGCCGTGCCATCGAGGACCAGCTCCAGCGCGGGGCCGACGAACTCGCCGCCGACCTGATGCGCGCCGATCTCCACGCCACCGCCGGCTACCTACGCGACTGGCCGGAGGCGGACGTCCGGATGGCGACCACCCTCATCGCGGACCACATGTGGCAGACCGCCGCCGCGCTGCTCGACGTCGTCGAGCACCCGGTCGCGCTGGCGGCCCTGCGCGAGCGGGCAACCCAGCAGCTTCGGCTCATCGTCGTCGGCTGCCGGAACTGGCCCGGCTGA
- a CDS encoding glycoside hydrolase family 18 protein produces the protein MRPFRPRRRTALVALTAMLVTVAPPTVANAAGSPTGRGGYHRVGYFTQWGIYGRAFPVKKLDTSGAAGRLTHVNYAFGNVSEDGRCYVDGGPGEGDAWADYQRPVPAEESVDGVADAWGEPLNGNFGQLAKLKAKHPDLRVLISLGGWSWSTYFSNAARTDASRRAFVSSCIDLYLKGNLPILDGGSGGPGAAAGVFDGIDLDWEWPNWPGEPGNVIRPEDRENFTKLLAEFRRQLDAYGRETHRRFALTTFLPAAPATMDAGYEGRKIFRYLDFATVQGYDFHGTWEAVTNQQSALRVPAGAPDNPDFSAEVAIDGWIARGAPRDKLVLGIPYYGRGWTGVTGGGDGLFQPAAGPAPATFEAGSEDYRKLKTLAGNGFTVHRDLRAGHAWLFDGTTFWTYDDPAVVLQKTLYIRRAGLAGAMVWSLDGDDDNATLTKTISLGLTTP, from the coding sequence ATGCGACCCTTCCGTCCCCGCCGCCGCACCGCCCTTGTCGCCCTGACGGCGATGCTGGTCACCGTCGCCCCGCCGACCGTCGCGAACGCCGCGGGCAGCCCGACCGGCCGCGGCGGCTACCACCGGGTCGGCTACTTCACCCAGTGGGGCATCTACGGCCGGGCCTTCCCGGTCAAGAAACTCGACACCTCCGGGGCGGCGGGTCGCCTCACCCACGTCAACTACGCCTTCGGCAACGTGAGCGAGGACGGGCGCTGCTATGTGGACGGTGGGCCGGGCGAGGGTGACGCCTGGGCCGACTACCAGCGTCCGGTCCCGGCCGAGGAGAGCGTCGACGGGGTCGCCGACGCGTGGGGCGAGCCGCTCAACGGCAATTTCGGCCAACTGGCCAAGCTCAAGGCCAAGCACCCCGATCTGCGGGTGCTGATCTCGCTGGGCGGCTGGAGCTGGTCCACGTACTTCTCGAACGCCGCCCGCACCGACGCCTCCCGCAGGGCCTTCGTCTCCTCCTGCATCGACCTCTACCTCAAGGGGAACCTCCCGATCCTCGACGGCGGCAGCGGGGGCCCGGGCGCCGCCGCCGGCGTCTTCGACGGCATCGACCTGGACTGGGAGTGGCCGAACTGGCCGGGCGAGCCCGGCAACGTGATCCGCCCGGAGGACCGGGAGAACTTCACCAAGCTGCTCGCCGAGTTCCGCCGGCAGCTCGACGCGTACGGCCGCGAGACCCACCGGCGGTTCGCGCTGACCACCTTCCTGCCGGCCGCCCCGGCGACCATGGACGCCGGATACGAGGGGCGCAAGATCTTCCGGTACCTGGACTTCGCCACGGTGCAGGGGTACGACTTCCACGGCACCTGGGAGGCGGTGACCAACCAGCAGTCGGCGCTGCGGGTACCGGCCGGGGCACCGGACAACCCGGACTTCTCCGCCGAGGTGGCGATCGACGGCTGGATCGCCCGCGGCGCGCCCCGCGACAAGCTGGTGCTGGGCATCCCCTACTACGGACGCGGCTGGACCGGCGTCACCGGGGGCGGCGACGGCCTGTTCCAGCCCGCGGCCGGGCCGGCCCCGGCCACCTTCGAAGCCGGGTCCGAGGACTACCGCAAGCTCAAGACCCTGGCTGGCAACGGCTTCACCGTCCACCGCGACCTCCGCGCCGGGCACGCCTGGCTGTTCGACGGCACGACCTTCTGGACGTACGACGATCCGGCGGTCGTGCTGCAGAAGACGCTGTACATCCGGCGCGCCGGCCTGGCCGGGGCCATGGTGTGGTCGCTGGACGGAGACGACGACAACGCCACCCTCACCAAGACGATCAGCCTCGGGCTCACCACGCCGTAG
- a CDS encoding family 20 glycosylhydrolase — MTIGGVRLLTTTAILALAGAWAAPTAPVAAQAAPVSFTSVVPAPVVTAPASGVTYQITATTTIYTEPGSSAAAAIAGQFAAVLRRSTGYALPVVDAPGTTPADGIALLLSGAPTAVGDEGYQLDVTAASIAVRAAQPAGLFAGVQTVRQLLPPAVESATVQPGPWEVAAGRIVDYPRFTHRGAMLDVARHFLPVPVVERYIDEIALYKVNRLHLHLSDDQGWRIAINSWPNLAVYGGSTQVGGGTGGYYTQDEYRQIVAYAAARYVMIIPEIDMPGHTNAALASYADLNCDGVAPKLYTGTKVGFSSLCVSKEITYTFLDQVLGEIAGLTPGPYLHIGGDEASSTTATDYNTFMNRVQQIVAARGKTVVGWHDVVNAPVLPSTVAQYWGTTTTNAAVATAAQHGTKIVMSPANRAYLDMKYNSRTRLGQRWAGFIDVQDAYGWDPGNYLSGVGETSVLGVEAPLWTETIQSLADVEYMAFPRLPAIAELGWSPASTHDWTSFNQRLGAQGPRWRVMGINYYHSAQVAWPTGS; from the coding sequence ATGACCATCGGCGGCGTACGTCTGCTCACCACCACCGCGATCCTCGCCCTCGCCGGCGCCTGGGCCGCGCCCACCGCTCCCGTCGCCGCCCAGGCGGCCCCCGTCTCGTTCACGTCCGTCGTTCCGGCGCCGGTCGTCACCGCGCCGGCGAGCGGCGTCACCTACCAGATCACCGCGACGACGACGATCTACACGGAGCCCGGCTCGTCCGCGGCCGCGGCGATCGCCGGGCAGTTCGCCGCCGTACTTCGTCGCTCAACCGGCTATGCCCTGCCGGTCGTCGACGCGCCCGGCACCACCCCGGCGGACGGCATCGCCCTGTTGTTGTCCGGGGCGCCGACGGCCGTCGGCGACGAGGGCTACCAGCTGGACGTCACCGCCGCCTCGATCGCGGTGCGCGCCGCCCAACCGGCGGGACTGTTCGCCGGCGTCCAGACCGTGCGTCAACTGCTGCCACCCGCCGTGGAGAGCGCGACGGTCCAGCCCGGGCCCTGGGAGGTCGCGGCCGGTCGCATCGTCGACTATCCGCGGTTCACGCATCGGGGCGCGATGCTCGACGTCGCACGGCACTTCCTGCCGGTCCCGGTCGTCGAGCGGTACATCGACGAGATCGCGCTCTACAAGGTCAACCGCCTGCACCTGCACCTCTCCGACGACCAGGGCTGGCGGATCGCCATCAACAGCTGGCCCAACCTCGCCGTGTACGGCGGGAGCACCCAGGTGGGCGGCGGCACCGGCGGGTACTACACCCAGGACGAATACCGGCAGATCGTCGCCTACGCCGCGGCCCGGTACGTCATGATCATCCCGGAGATCGACATGCCGGGCCACACCAACGCGGCACTCGCCTCGTACGCGGACCTCAACTGCGACGGCGTGGCCCCGAAGCTCTACACCGGCACCAAGGTCGGGTTCAGCTCGCTCTGCGTCAGCAAGGAGATCACCTACACCTTCCTCGACCAGGTCCTGGGCGAGATCGCCGGGCTGACCCCCGGGCCCTATCTGCACATCGGCGGCGACGAGGCCAGCTCCACCACCGCCACCGACTACAACACCTTCATGAACCGCGTTCAGCAGATCGTCGCGGCCCGGGGGAAGACCGTGGTGGGCTGGCACGACGTCGTCAATGCCCCGGTCCTGCCGTCGACCGTCGCGCAGTACTGGGGAACCACCACCACCAACGCCGCGGTGGCCACCGCCGCCCAGCACGGCACCAAGATCGTCATGTCTCCGGCCAACCGCGCCTACCTGGACATGAAGTACAACTCCCGCACGAGACTGGGCCAGCGCTGGGCCGGCTTCATCGACGTGCAGGACGCGTACGGCTGGGACCCGGGCAACTACCTCTCGGGCGTCGGCGAGACGTCGGTGCTCGGGGTCGAGGCGCCGCTGTGGACGGAGACGATCCAGTCGCTGGCCGACGTCGAGTACATGGCTTTCCCGCGTCTGCCGGCGATCGCCGAGCTGGGGTGGTCACCGGCGAGCACCCATGACTGGACGTCGTTCAACCAGCGGCTCGGTGCTCAGGGCCCGCGCTGGCGGGTCATGGGGATCAACTACTACCACTCCGCCCAGGTGGCCTGGCCCACCGGTTCCTGA
- a CDS encoding glycoside hydrolase family 2 protein, with protein sequence MSSRLIIDRTQRRHLLTRRLITMLFATLTLVASVGLVHVPRASAATVGSTELTTGWALRSANQVADPGATISQVGYNTAGWNPVSLPSTVLAGLVANNVYQNIYVGTNLQSVPDLTGQNWWFRGQFTASATTADQAYWLRFKGISYRAQIWLNGVQLDANAVGTMVVHEYNVTNLIRPGALNALAILVTPPAHDCKDLSFCTVDWNPEAPDMNAGLWGRTLLDTTGPVALRDPYVKTVLPLPATNAADLTVYVDAVNATSAPVTATVSATITKAGYPTVSVSQPVTLAANERREVTFDPAGYPQLHVSSPALWWPYQYGSPELYQLATSATVAGATSDTKSINFGVRQFTDYRTTVNGTSFVGYQVNGQNIFFRGGGYMWDLLQRWDTKTNATHVQYVKDMGLNTIRLEGTLGNEELYDLADKAGVMIMPGFVCCSAWENDNTWTAEQEQVANASLESQLRALRAHASPFMWNYGSDQPPTAAHLATYKNTAAKLHWQNPTVDNVATWSNANAGMKMDGPYKWEPPLLWWDSPAQSGSAFGTTGEEGTEAPPPLESLQKFIPAANLWPIGATWNYHAGKPRSVFDNIQVYTDGVNKRYGATTSAEDYSRKSELQNYENTRSFFEAWNSHEYTQSFGVIFWMLNNAWPSVHWNLYDYYLKPGGGYFGSKKANEPLHIAYDYKTRNVYAVNSTLTGRSGLTATATVYNIPNLGQAYTTTVPVTAAANAATQVLTLPALTGLSATYFIRLQLKDSAGAVLSNNLYWYSSQPDALGNKKNWYMTAVKTYANLTGLNSLPANPNVAASVTRTVAGGQETATVRLTNNSPTNIAFFLRPEITAGNGGNEVLPVTYTDNYVSLWPGESTTITATYQTSDLGGQAPYLRTRGYNIPTTSIPVP encoded by the coding sequence ATGTCATCGCGCCTCATCATCGACCGAACGCAGCGTCGGCACCTGTTGACCCGTCGACTGATCACGATGCTGTTCGCGACCCTGACGCTCGTGGCGAGCGTCGGACTCGTACACGTGCCGCGCGCGAGCGCCGCCACCGTCGGCTCGACCGAGCTGACGACGGGCTGGGCGTTGAGATCGGCCAACCAGGTTGCCGATCCGGGTGCGACCATCTCCCAGGTCGGCTACAACACCGCCGGCTGGAACCCGGTCTCGCTCCCGTCGACCGTGCTGGCCGGCCTGGTCGCGAACAACGTCTACCAGAACATCTACGTCGGCACGAACCTGCAGTCCGTGCCCGACCTGACCGGCCAGAACTGGTGGTTCCGGGGCCAGTTCACCGCCTCGGCCACCACCGCCGACCAGGCGTACTGGCTGCGCTTCAAGGGGATCAGCTACCGCGCCCAGATCTGGCTCAACGGCGTCCAGCTCGACGCCAACGCGGTCGGCACCATGGTGGTGCACGAGTACAACGTGACGAACCTGATCCGGCCCGGTGCGCTCAACGCGCTGGCGATCCTCGTCACCCCGCCCGCCCACGACTGCAAGGACCTCTCCTTCTGCACCGTGGACTGGAACCCGGAGGCTCCGGACATGAACGCCGGCCTCTGGGGCAGGACCCTGCTGGACACGACGGGGCCGGTCGCCCTTCGCGACCCGTACGTGAAGACCGTGCTGCCGCTGCCGGCAACCAACGCGGCCGACCTCACCGTCTACGTCGACGCCGTCAACGCCACGAGCGCCCCGGTCACCGCGACGGTCAGCGCCACCATCACCAAGGCCGGCTATCCCACCGTCTCCGTCAGCCAGCCGGTCACCCTGGCCGCCAACGAGCGCCGCGAAGTCACCTTCGACCCAGCCGGCTACCCGCAGCTGCACGTCAGCAGCCCGGCCCTGTGGTGGCCCTACCAGTACGGCAGCCCGGAGCTCTACCAGCTCGCCACCTCGGCGACCGTGGCCGGCGCCACCTCGGACACCAAGTCGATCAACTTCGGCGTCCGCCAGTTCACCGACTACCGGACCACGGTCAACGGCACGTCGTTCGTCGGCTACCAGGTCAACGGGCAGAACATCTTCTTCCGCGGCGGCGGCTACATGTGGGATCTGCTCCAGCGTTGGGACACGAAGACCAACGCCACCCACGTCCAGTACGTCAAGGACATGGGCCTCAACACCATCCGGCTGGAAGGGACCCTGGGCAACGAGGAGCTCTACGACCTGGCAGACAAGGCCGGCGTCATGATCATGCCCGGCTTCGTCTGCTGCAGCGCGTGGGAGAACGACAACACCTGGACCGCCGAACAGGAGCAGGTCGCCAACGCCTCGCTGGAGAGCCAGCTCCGCGCGCTGCGCGCCCACGCCAGCCCGTTCATGTGGAACTACGGCAGCGACCAGCCGCCGACCGCCGCTCACCTGGCCACGTACAAGAACACCGCGGCAAAGCTGCACTGGCAGAACCCGACCGTCGACAACGTGGCGACCTGGTCGAACGCCAACGCCGGGATGAAGATGGACGGCCCGTACAAGTGGGAACCGCCGCTGCTGTGGTGGGACAGCCCGGCCCAGTCGGGTAGCGCCTTCGGCACCACCGGCGAGGAGGGCACGGAGGCCCCGCCGCCGCTGGAGAGCCTGCAGAAGTTCATCCCCGCCGCAAACCTGTGGCCGATCGGGGCCACGTGGAACTACCACGCGGGCAAGCCGCGCAGCGTGTTCGACAACATCCAGGTCTACACCGACGGCGTGAACAAGCGCTACGGCGCCACCACCAGCGCCGAGGACTACTCCCGCAAGTCGGAGTTGCAGAACTACGAGAACACCCGCTCGTTCTTCGAGGCCTGGAACTCCCACGAGTACACCCAGTCGTTCGGGGTCATCTTCTGGATGCTCAACAACGCCTGGCCTTCGGTGCACTGGAACCTGTATGACTACTACCTCAAGCCCGGCGGCGGCTACTTCGGCAGCAAGAAGGCCAACGAGCCGCTGCACATCGCCTACGACTACAAGACCCGGAACGTGTACGCCGTCAACTCGACCCTGACCGGGCGGAGCGGGTTGACCGCCACGGCGACCGTGTACAACATCCCGAACCTGGGCCAGGCGTACACGACGACCGTGCCGGTCACCGCGGCCGCCAACGCCGCCACGCAGGTCCTCACCCTCCCGGCACTGACCGGCCTGTCTGCGACCTACTTCATCCGGCTGCAGCTCAAGGACTCGGCCGGCGCCGTGCTCAGCAACAACCTCTACTGGTACTCCAGCCAGCCCGACGCGCTGGGCAACAAGAAGAACTGGTACATGACGGCGGTCAAGACGTACGCCAACCTGACCGGGCTCAACAGCCTGCCGGCCAATCCCAACGTCGCGGCCAGCGTGACCCGGACCGTCGCGGGCGGGCAGGAGACCGCCACCGTCCGGCTGACCAACAACAGCCCGACGAACATCGCCTTCTTCCTGCGCCCGGAGATCACGGCCGGCAACGGGGGCAACGAGGTACTGCCGGTCACCTACACCGACAACTACGTCTCCCTGTGGCCGGGGGAGTCGACCACCATCACGGCCACCTACCAGACCAGCGACCTCGGGGGGCAGGCGCCGTACCTGCGCACCCGCGGCTACAACATCCCGACCACATCGATCCCGGTGCCGTAG
- a CDS encoding SIS domain-containing protein produces the protein MTLPYLDGVLAQPDNLRRSAEAVRTALAGPVGAQAAAVARWGSLVAFGMGASAHAAAGFAAALRADGLPATAVSAADLHDGVPHGLAAAFLGISQSGRSRETVEALAAAPAARLALTNHPDGPLGAAADTVLALGCAEDTAVTTLSYTATLQALGLLAERMSGQPRTDWRLLPDLATQVLRRDAEPLVVALAGAACVDVVAAGTRLATAGAAALLLREAAHLPTASFTTREYLHGPLETAGPGRSVVLFGAAREVPLALDLARYGADVVLVTDSDADVPASGALLVVRLPRLGGLGGCVLDILPVQLAAHALAQHAGRPIELRHMPADTKL, from the coding sequence GCGCAGCCGGACAACCTGCGCCGATCGGCCGAGGCGGTCCGGACGGCGCTGGCCGGCCCGGTGGGCGCCCAGGCCGCCGCGGTGGCCCGATGGGGCAGCCTGGTGGCGTTCGGCATGGGGGCCAGCGCCCACGCCGCGGCCGGCTTCGCCGCCGCCCTCCGCGCGGACGGCCTGCCCGCGACCGCGGTGAGCGCCGCCGACCTGCACGACGGCGTGCCGCACGGACTGGCCGCCGCGTTCCTCGGCATCAGCCAGTCCGGTCGCAGCCGCGAGACCGTCGAGGCGCTGGCCGCCGCGCCGGCCGCCCGGCTCGCCCTGACCAACCATCCGGACGGTCCGTTGGGCGCGGCAGCCGACACCGTCCTCGCCCTCGGCTGCGCCGAGGACACCGCGGTGACCACGCTCAGCTACACCGCGACGCTCCAGGCGCTCGGCCTGCTCGCCGAGCGGATGAGCGGTCAGCCCCGTACCGACTGGAGACTGCTGCCGGACCTGGCGACGCAGGTGCTCCGCCGCGATGCCGAGCCGCTGGTGGTCGCGCTCGCCGGCGCCGCCTGCGTCGACGTGGTGGCGGCCGGGACAAGGCTGGCGACGGCCGGCGCCGCCGCCCTGCTCCTGCGGGAGGCCGCGCACCTGCCGACCGCGAGCTTCACCACGCGTGAATACCTGCACGGTCCGCTGGAAACGGCGGGCCCCGGGCGGTCGGTCGTGCTCTTCGGCGCGGCCCGCGAGGTCCCGCTCGCCCTCGACCTCGCTCGGTACGGGGCGGACGTCGTCCTGGTGACCGACTCCGACGCCGACGTGCCGGCGTCGGGTGCTCTGCTGGTGGTGCGGCTGCCGCGACTCGGCGGGCTCGGTGGTTGTGTGCTCGACATTCTCCCGGTGCAGCTCGCCGCGCACGCCCTGGCCCAGCACGCCGGCCGGCCGATCGAGCTGCGCCACATGCCGGCCGACACGAAGCTGTAG